AGAACTAATGCGTCACATTCTTTGATTGCTTCATATATTGGATCCATTCCATCTTTGATTGCACATTCATCACCGTGTGCTTTACAGTAGTTATCTCCGTGACAGTCTGAAATTTCCATTTCTGCTATGTTGAAGATTTCTACTTCTGCTCCTTTTGCTTCTGCTGCATCTAATGCTGTTTTTAATGCTATTGTTGAGTTACTTGCTTCGCCTCTTGGGCTTGATGCTATTCCTATAATTTTCATTTAAAATCACCTATTATGTTTATACATTGTTAAATATAGTATTTAAATATTATGAATGTTTAACAAACCTAAAACACTTAAAAGAACAGTAAATACTAAAATAATCCCTAAATTACCCTTATTTGATAAAAAAATATATTGTTAATCATTATATCATATTTAAAAAGAATATTATGACTATAAAAAAGATAATACAAACTTTCTTAAAAAAAATAAGAAATATTAAAATTTCCTTAAAAAACTTCAATATATACTATAAAATACAAATATAATATTATTATAAAAGATTCAAATAAAGAAAAAAGGAAACTTGAAAAAATGAAAGTAAACTATGAATGTGCACCATGTATGATGAGACAAGCATCAGAAGCAATAGAACATGCACTAGATGATGAAGATAAAAGAATGCAAGTAACACTAAAAATACTAGAATATTTAAATGAAAACTTTAAAGAAAATGTACGATCAAACAAGCTAGGAACAGATATGCATCATGAAATAATGAAACTAACAGACAACAACGACCCATACAAAGTACTCAGAGAGATGGGAAATAATGTTGCAGAAAAACTCATACCTTCAATGAAAAAAGTATTAGATGATGATCCAAGCTTTGCAAACTATGTGCAAATAGCAGTAGTAGGAAATATAATAGACTTTGGTGCTCTAACTCAGGATACTGATATGGAAGCAATGATAAAACAACAACTAACACAACCACCAGTAATAAATGATATAGACAAACTAGATGAAGCACTAAGAAATTCACAAAACATACTATATTTAGCTGATAATGGTGGAGAAATAGTATTTGATAAATTATTAATTGAAAAAATAAAACAAGACTACGATGTAAATATAACACTTGCACTAAAGGAAAATCCTATACTTAACGATGCACTACTACCAGATGCACAGAAACTTGAACTTGACAAGTATGCAAAACTAATAACAACAGGTGCAGCATCAGTAGGAGTAGTTGAAGACTACATATCAGATGAACTTAAAGAACTTATTGACACATCAGATATTATAATAAGTAAAGGTATGGGAAACTATGAAGGACTAACAGAGATGAACATAAAAACACCAGTATACTTCCTTCTTAACACAAAATGTCAAGTAATATCAGATGATGTTGGTGTACCACTTAAAAGTAATGTTGTAATAAAAAGAGATCTATCAGATAACTAGATTCATATATTACCTCTCCCCACCTACCATTTTTATATTAAATCTAATTTTTTTCATAAAAAAATAGTTCATGACATATAGATATCATGCTAAAAAAAGAATAAAAAAAGGGTGTTATGTGTTGAAGGTCATTTTTATGCTTTTGGATTTGTTGTTGTATTTAAAACATCGCTAAATTCTAGATCTGCTTCCCATTTATCTTTACATGCACATGTAAATTCTTCAAGTTCTTTTGTAACTTCTTGTTTAAGATTTGATTCAATTATAAGATTTTTAAGTTTTGAGTTACATTTTTTACAATTATATGGGCCACGTCTTGTTCCAAATCCTGCTGTATCCATTATCATTGGAATGTCAACATTTGCACGTACCTGTTTTATTATTTCAACTGTTGTCCATATCCATGGTGGATTGTATGATCCACGTTTCCAGAGTGAATCCATTAGTGTTCCTCCATGTACTGTTGCAGGACAGTATGCAAGACGTTTTACACCTACATCTTTTGCATATTGTGCAGATTGTACTGCTTCATTTAATGCATCTTTTTCAGATAGAAGTATTGGTTTTACAAGAAGATATGCTTTAGCACGTACATCATAATCTTTTATTGAATTAATTTTATTTACTGCATCTTCAAATGACTTATTTGTAATTCCCTTATTAATATTATTAAGACGTGTTTGTTCATTTGATGTTTCAAGACCTATACCAATTTCAAATATTTTATCAGGTATTAGTGATGCAAGATGAATAAGTGCATCTTCTTCTATAAATTCAGGTTTTGATTCAACAATTACCTCTTTTATGTTATCATACTTATTAAATTCATTGAAGATATGATCTTGTACATTTTCTGCAACTTCATTTCTATTAAGAAAACTACCTGATACAAAGAGTTTTATTGCAACATTTTCATGTGATGTAATATCTGTCTTTTCAAGTTGACGATTCCATTGTTCATCAAATATTTCAATAAGCTGATCATCACTAATTGGACAAAGTGGTGAATCTGCAATATAACTACACATTGTACATCCACCAGTATCTACAGCCCATTGACATCCACTTGTTGGAAGAACAATAAAGATTGTATATCCAACAGAATCATATAATCTATCTTCTCCTGCCCAGCTTGCTGCATACTTATTTATTGGCTTTTTATCTTTTTTACGTTCTCTTTTATTTTTAATATTTTCTATTGCATTTTCTCTTAATTGTTTATTTATCTTTTGTATCTGCATATTAACTCATAAACCCCTATTATATTTATTTCATATTTTTATTTAGAATGATGCCAGTACATCCTCTAGTAATCTTAGTGAATTTAGCCTATCTTTTCCTATTGGAGAACCTACAACAAATTCATTAATTCCAATATTTTCAAATAACTCAATTTTCTCCATTATATTTTCTGGATTTCCACATACAGCAAATGCATTACACATATCATCCGTTACAAGGCTTGCTGCCTTTTTAAAGTTATGACTTGCAAGGGCAACATTAATATCATCTGCAATACTTAGTGGTATGTTATGACGCTCTAGCACTACACTTGGTGCTCCTGCTATAATAAATGCCACAACTACCTTTGCATTATTATATGCTTTTTGCATGTCATCTTCAATACTACATGCTGTATATGCTGCATAATTAAATTTCTTATCCTTATTTGCTGATTTTTCAATTCCCTTATTTATCAGTGGTATTGCAACTTCAAAGTCTTTTTCATTTGATGCATTAATAAGTGCACCATCTGCAACTTCTCCTGAAGCTTCAAGCATACGTGGACCTTGTGCTGCCATATATATTGGAATATAGTCTTGAACCTTACTTATACCACTAAGTGATGCTTTATTATCATTTATCTTATCACCATCAACAAGAGATCTGATAGTTCCTATTGCATCTTTAACAGTTGACACAGGCTTATTCCATGAAATATTTAATGTTTCCATTGTAGCCTTATCACCAGGACCTACACCTACAATTGCACGACCATTTGATATTTCATCAAGTGTTGCAGTTGCAGCTGCAATTGTAACAGGATTACGTACATATGGATTTGACACACCTGATCCCATCTTAATTGTTGATGTTTCATGTGCAATAATTGCAAGTACTTCAAAAACATCACGATTATTATAATGATCTGTAATCCATACATTTTCAAAGCCAATATTCTCTGCTACCTTAACAACATCAACAACATCACCTATTGGCTCATTTGGAAGTAGTTCTAAACTAAATTTCATCTGATTTAATCCCCTATTTTTTAGTTGAATATAAAATTAATTAATTTTTAATAAATTTGATATAGATTTATTAATTATTAGAAAAATAATTTTTATTAATAAATACTATGTTTTACTTAACATATAATTTTTAATAACAAAATATACTAAAATTTAAGAAAAAAATTGAATTTATAGGAGTGTAACAATTTATATGAAACAAGAAAATTGGCTATTAAACAATATTATTGACACAGATCAATGTGCAAAATGCGGAACTTGTACAATACTATGTCCAAATAATATACTTACATTTGAAGATGTGCCAACTCTTACAGATAAATGTCTAAGAAATGGACGTGGAACATGCCATGAAGTATGTCCAAGAGTATCATCATCAAAATATCAGATACAAATCAGAGAAAAACTAGAAGATCACAGATATACAACACCACTAAGCTATGATGATGCACTAAAAGCTATAATTAAAACACTCATGGATAAAGATGAAATAGATGGTGCAATAATTGTAGGTGAAGACCACTGGAAATCATTATCACTTGTTGTAAATGAGCCAGGAGAACTAGAAGTTGAAGAACACACACATAACTACTACCAATCTCCTCTTGCAGCACTAGAGCATATGGGAGAAATTGACCTTGAACGTGTAGCAATAGTAGCACTTCCATGTCAAATACAAGGATTTAGAAAAATACAATACTTCCCATATATTGCAAAACATGAACTTGAAAAAAGTCTCAAAGGTCATAAGCCTGTAAAAATACCACAGATAAAATATCTGATTGGTCATTTCTGTACAGAAAAATATGATCATGGAAATATGATGGAAGTTCTAAGAAGTGAAGGAATTAATATTGAAGATGTAAAAAAATTCAAAAGAGAAGTTCCAAAACTTAAAGTTGAAACAGAAAATGACACATACACACTTCCACTTAAACCAATTGCAATGAATGAAGGATGTAAATTATGTAATGACTATGAAGCTAACATGGCAGATATTTCAATAGGTGTTGAAGGAAAAACAACATGTATTAACATACGAAAAGATGAACTTAACTACTTCAAAGACATACTAGATTTAACAGAAGATACAGAAGATCTTCCAAAAACAAGACATGAACATAAACTTAACAGATTCATGGTAAATGTTACAAAAAGACAAGATGAAGGAAAACCAGTATCATACTACTGGATGGGAGACTATCCTGGTGTTGGAAAACAGATGGATGGAAATCATTTCATACGTCTTAAAGCAGGAAAATCAGGATGGTATACACACAGACAACTTGAAGATATACTAGATATATCAAAAAGATATGATCTTGAAATTAAAATTACAACACGTGGAGCATATGAACTTCACAATGCAAAATCATCCATGGTACCTGTAATTATTGATGATCTTAAAAAACGTGACCTGGTATCAGGATCTGAAGGACCACTTCTCAGATCAACAATTGCATGTCCTGGAGATAAACACTGTAAAATGGGATTAATTGATACACTTGCACTTTCTGATAAAATTGAGGAAAAATTTGCAGAATATCCAACACCATATAAATTTAAAATTGCAATATCAGGATGTCCAAATAAATGTGTAAGACCTACAATACATGATATTGGTATTATGGGAGTTGTATATTCAACAGTAAATGCTGACATGTGTGTAAATTGTGGACGTTGTGCTGAGGTATGTAAAGTTGATGCAATAGACTTCACAGATGTTGCAGTGCCAAATAGTGATATATGTATTGATTGTGGTAAATGTTATCGTGCATGTCCAAATAATGCAATTGAACTAGATCATATGGGATTTGAAGTATTCCTTGGAGGTAAAAGTGGACGTGAAGTTGTAGAAGGACGTAAAGTTGATATTAAAGATGAAGATGAACTATTTGAATTCATTGAAAAAGTATTAATTTTATACAATAAACTCGCTGATATGCCACAAAAAGAAAGAGTTGCAGATACAATTAAAAAAGTTGGATTTGACAACTTCATAGCTCAACTTGATGATATAAAATTATAAAATAAGAAAGATATCTTCACCCTCCCCATAACCACCTTTTTTATGAGAAGACTAATTTTTAAAAATAGAATAAATTTTTTTTTGATAAAAATATTAAAAAAAAATAAAAAAAAAGAAAGTTAAATAACCTTAGAAATAATTCTAAAATGGTAGTTCTATGTATCGTTTATGATTAGTACAACTATACCAATTTACAATATTTCCAAAGCTGTTACGTTTTGATGTAGCATCACATTTATACCATTTACCATCTATATATACTTCTGCCCATACGTGTCCTGTTACAAGTCCACTTGAGAAGTAACATGTTGCATGGTTATATCTTGCTGGTATTCCAAGTGTACGCATCATTGCAATAACAAGATTTGACATATCACAACAGTTACCATATCCACGACTTAATGTACCTTTTGCACCATAACGTGTATTATAATATCCACTATATGATGTTCTATCACGTACATAGTTAAATATTGCAACTGCCTGGTTATAGATACCTGTAACACCAGATATTGCTGTATGTACTGCTTGTTTTATTGCAGAATCATTTACTTCACAGTTTGCTGTTCTTTTTACATAATCCTCATATCCCTCAGGTACAGGATATGGTTCATCTCCAGCTGAAAATGAAAGTACAGTTCCATATGCAGAACATATTCCATGATTTGCAATATATGCTACAGCTCTTGTATAGAAATAGAATGCATCAGCAAAGTCCATAACTTTACCATTTACTTCAAGAGTTCTTGGAGCACGTCCATTTTTAGCATAGCATTGAACTATTTCATTTGCAAGTTTAATGTAGTCTTCTTTGTATATTTTTTCATTATTACAATTTGTTTTTGATGTAACACCATTATCAAATCCTGCTACACAGAATGTTGAATTATCAGTATATACCTGACATAACATGTAGAGGAAATCCTCAGGTGATACATGGTCATCTGGAAATGTTACATAGTTTGGAAGTTGTCCCCATTTTTCAATGAAAACTTTTGTATCATTTGCTTTTCTGAGAACATCAGCATAGGAATAGTTTGCTACCCTTGATTGTACTCGAAGAGTTGATGTTGCATTTGATTGTGTTATATAACTATTACCTGAGTATTTTACTGTAATATTATTTATTACATTAGATAATGCATCAGTATTTGAATATACAACTTTTGCTTCACCATTTGATACTTTTACATTGTCAACTGTTTTTCCATTTACTTTAAATGCTACAGTTCCTGTATTTATTTTATTATTTTTTGAATCTAAAATTTGTGCAATTATTGTTACTGCACTACCTTTTTTTGCAAAAAATATGTCATTAATTATTATTTTTGAAGAACTTCTAAAGACAGCATTTGATGTCTTTGAGTTTTCATTAGTATATGAAGTTTCACCAACTTTAAGCATAAGTGAGTATTCTCCACTTGATGGTGCTGTGTAGTTAAGTGCTACTACTCCATTTTTTACTCGTGTTGAACCTATTGTTTTACCATTTAACTTAAATACAGCTGGTGCATCAGCTAGGATACGTCCATCTGTATAGTATACATTAGCTTTAAATTCAACATTACTATTTCCATCTTCTGAATATGATGGTAAATCAATTACAATGTTACGCTTTTGTAGTGTTAGTGTTGAAGTTGTAGAACCTCCATATGTTGAATCTGTTTCTCCAACTTTCACTAGCATTTCATAATCTTTTGATGTCCAATTTGGAATTTCAAGATAAAATGTAGCGATTCCATTGATTACAGTAGTTCTTGATTTTGTTATTCCATTGATTTTTAGCACTGATTCAGGTCCTGTTACTTTACTTCCTGATGTTGTTTTTACTACTGCATTAACTTCTATTGTTTGATTACTTACTGTTTTTATTGGATCTAGTTGTATGTTTATGTCTGATTTTGATTGTGTTGCTATTTGTTTTGCTGTGGCTGTTTTTTGTTGTTTTGTTGTATTGTTTGTAGTTTGAATTGATTCAGTTTTTTCAGATTTTATGCTTACATTATCATTAGATTCAAAATTTGATTTTTTTAATGAATTAACATTATATGATGTAATATCATTGTATGATGAGTGATCATAATTATCAGATGTTACTGTTGGCTGTTCATCTAAAGATAATGTAGTGTGATTAGATGAATCTGCTGCTACAACAGTTCCTGCTCCGATAAATAATGTGACTAAAAAAATCAAAAATAAATGAGCCTTAATCTTACCGCCTCCATAATAAACCAAAATATGAAATATTATTTAATTTTGACTAAGTAAGGTATTTACACCTTTATATTCTGATTTTTTTTTCTAAAATTTGTTTTTTGATAATCAATTCTTTTATCTATAGTCATTTTTTTTAATAAAAAAATTAATAAGCTCTGAAATAAGAATCTTTTTTTCAATTCTTAACTATATTTTTAGTTTAGAAAGTATTTAAAAGTAGTGTCATATTTAATTGAAAAACAAGTCAAACCGAAAAGTATATATACTATGATAAGTA
The genomic region above belongs to Methanosphaera sp. and contains:
- a CDS encoding transglutaminase domain-containing protein, producing the protein MIFLVTLFIGAGTVVAADSSNHTTLSLDEQPTVTSDNYDHSSYNDITSYNVNSLKKSNFESNDNVSIKSEKTESIQTTNNTTKQQKTATAKQIATQSKSDINIQLDPIKTVSNQTIEVNAVVKTTSGSKVTGPESVLKINGITKSRTTVINGIATFYLEIPNWTSKDYEMLVKVGETDSTYGGSTTSTLTLQKRNIVIDLPSYSEDGNSNVEFKANVYYTDGRILADAPAVFKLNGKTIGSTRVKNGVVALNYTAPSSGEYSLMLKVGETSYTNENSKTSNAVFRSSSKIIINDIFFAKKGSAVTIIAQILDSKNNKINTGTVAFKVNGKTVDNVKVSNGEAKVVYSNTDALSNVINNITVKYSGNSYITQSNATSTLRVQSRVANYSYADVLRKANDTKVFIEKWGQLPNYVTFPDDHVSPEDFLYMLCQVYTDNSTFCVAGFDNGVTSKTNCNNEKIYKEDYIKLANEIVQCYAKNGRAPRTLEVNGKVMDFADAFYFYTRAVAYIANHGICSAYGTVLSFSAGDEPYPVPEGYEDYVKRTANCEVNDSAIKQAVHTAISGVTGIYNQAVAIFNYVRDRTSYSGYYNTRYGAKGTLSRGYGNCCDMSNLVIAMMRTLGIPARYNHATCYFSSGLVTGHVWAEVYIDGKWYKCDATSKRNSFGNIVNWYSCTNHKRYIELPF
- a CDS encoding Coenzyme F420 hydrogenase/dehydrogenase, beta subunit C-terminal domain codes for the protein MKQENWLLNNIIDTDQCAKCGTCTILCPNNILTFEDVPTLTDKCLRNGRGTCHEVCPRVSSSKYQIQIREKLEDHRYTTPLSYDDALKAIIKTLMDKDEIDGAIIVGEDHWKSLSLVVNEPGELEVEEHTHNYYQSPLAALEHMGEIDLERVAIVALPCQIQGFRKIQYFPYIAKHELEKSLKGHKPVKIPQIKYLIGHFCTEKYDHGNMMEVLRSEGINIEDVKKFKREVPKLKVETENDTYTLPLKPIAMNEGCKLCNDYEANMADISIGVEGKTTCINIRKDELNYFKDILDLTEDTEDLPKTRHEHKLNRFMVNVTKRQDEGKPVSYYWMGDYPGVGKQMDGNHFIRLKAGKSGWYTHRQLEDILDISKRYDLEIKITTRGAYELHNAKSSMVPVIIDDLKKRDLVSGSEGPLLRSTIACPGDKHCKMGLIDTLALSDKIEEKFAEYPTPYKFKIAISGCPNKCVRPTIHDIGIMGVVYSTVNADMCVNCGRCAEVCKVDAIDFTDVAVPNSDICIDCGKCYRACPNNAIELDHMGFEVFLGGKSGREVVEGRKVDIKDEDELFEFIEKVLILYNKLADMPQKERVADTIKKVGFDNFIAQLDDIKL
- a CDS encoding ARMT1-like domain-containing protein; this translates as MKVNYECAPCMMRQASEAIEHALDDEDKRMQVTLKILEYLNENFKENVRSNKLGTDMHHEIMKLTDNNDPYKVLREMGNNVAEKLIPSMKKVLDDDPSFANYVQIAVVGNIIDFGALTQDTDMEAMIKQQLTQPPVINDIDKLDEALRNSQNILYLADNGGEIVFDKLLIEKIKQDYDVNITLALKENPILNDALLPDAQKLELDKYAKLITTGAASVGVVEDYISDELKELIDTSDIIISKGMGNYEGLTEMNIKTPVYFLLNTKCQVISDDVGVPLKSNVVIKRDLSDN
- a CDS encoding 5,10-methylenetetrahydromethanopterin reductase, coding for MKFSLELLPNEPIGDVVDVVKVAENIGFENVWITDHYNNRDVFEVLAIIAHETSTIKMGSGVSNPYVRNPVTIAAATATLDEISNGRAIVGVGPGDKATMETLNISWNKPVSTVKDAIGTIRSLVDGDKINDNKASLSGISKVQDYIPIYMAAQGPRMLEASGEVADGALINASNEKDFEVAIPLINKGIEKSANKDKKFNYAAYTACSIEDDMQKAYNNAKVVVAFIIAGAPSVVLERHNIPLSIADDINVALASHNFKKAASLVTDDMCNAFAVCGNPENIMEKIELFENIGINEFVVGSPIGKDRLNSLRLLEDVLASF
- a CDS encoding archaeosine biosynthesis radical SAM protein RaSEA, with product MQIQKINKQLRENAIENIKNKRERKKDKKPINKYAASWAGEDRLYDSVGYTIFIVLPTSGCQWAVDTGGCTMCSYIADSPLCPISDDQLIEIFDEQWNRQLEKTDITSHENVAIKLFVSGSFLNRNEVAENVQDHIFNEFNKYDNIKEVIVESKPEFIEEDALIHLASLIPDKIFEIGIGLETSNEQTRLNNINKGITNKSFEDAVNKINSIKDYDVRAKAYLLVKPILLSEKDALNEAVQSAQYAKDVGVKRLAYCPATVHGGTLMDSLWKRGSYNPPWIWTTVEIIKQVRANVDIPMIMDTAGFGTRRGPYNCKKCNSKLKNLIIESNLKQEVTKELEEFTCACKDKWEADLEFSDVLNTTTNPKA